From a region of the Arachis ipaensis cultivar K30076 chromosome B09, Araip1.1, whole genome shotgun sequence genome:
- the LOC110266818 gene encoding probable pectinesterase/pectinesterase inhibitor 21, whose protein sequence is MAAIQGDYFIAINMGFENSAGAHKHQAVAVRVQADKSIFYKCSFDGYQDTLYAHTMRQFYRDCTISGTIDFIFGDAVTVFQNCTFVVRKPMQNQQCIVTAQGRKEKHQPSGIVIHGGSIVAEPGESKDHKNVKFDSKAYLARPWKNYSRTVFLQTYIGDLIEPEGYMPWQGPEGNTGMDTCYYAEFNNIGPGSNATKRVKWHGVKHLTEKSVGAFFPSKFFHGDDWIRFTKVPYSPGLTNFTKHKI, encoded by the coding sequence ATGGCAGCAATTCAAGGAGATTACTTTATCGCCATCAACATGGGGTTTGAGAACTCTGCAGGTGCCCATAAACATCAAGCAGTAGCAGTAAGGGTCCAAGCAGACAAGTCTATCTTTTACAAATGCTCGTTCGATGGCTACCAAGACACACTCTATGCTCACACCATGCGTCAATTCTACCGAGACTGCACCATCTCAGGTACCATCGATTTCATCTTCGGCGACGCCGTCACCGTCTTCCAAAACTGCACCTTCGTGGTCCGGAAGCCCATGCAGAACCAGCAATGCATCGTGACGGCGCAAGGCCGCAAGGAGAAGCACCAACCTTCAGGAATAGTAATCCACGGCGGCTCGATTGTGGCGGAGCCAGGAGAATCAAAGGACCACAAGAACGTGAAGTTCGATAGCAAGGCTTACTTAGCGCGTCCATGGAAGAATTACTCAAGGACGGTGTTCTTGCAAACATACATCGGAGATTTGATTGAACCCGAAGGGTACATGCCTTGGCAAGGGCCAGAAGGTAATACCGGCATGGATACTTGTTACTATGCAGAGTTCAATAACATTGGCCCTGGTTCAAATGCAACGAAGCGCGTGAAATGGCATGGTGTCAAGCACCTCACGGAAAAATCTGTAGGTGCTTTCTTCCCATCCAAGTTCTTCCATGGTGACGATTGGATTAGGTTTACTAAGGTTCCTTACTCCCCAGGCTTAACTAATTTCACGAAGCACAAAATTTAA